A region of Vitis vinifera cultivar Pinot Noir 40024 chromosome 13, ASM3070453v1 DNA encodes the following proteins:
- the LOC100264237 gene encoding uncharacterized protein LOC100264237 isoform X1 produces MSLPSKVCLQQLKLLSHHQGFNPSIPRVPTFHKLNIFSQFHHHNRHLRFCSINGHAGASGMSNGHDYSANHEDSSAKGENGEGELHTSKDLLKKLKRYGISGILSYGLLNTAYYLTTFLLVWFYIAPAPGRMGYLAAVERFVKIMAMVWAGSQVTKLVRAGGALALAPIVDRGLSWFTVKFKFESQGKVSKSYMRF; encoded by the exons ATGTCTCTCCCGTCGAAAGTTTGCCTTCAACAGCTGAAGCTGCTTTCACATCATCAG GGTTTCAATCCCAGCATTCCTAGGGTTCCCACATTCCACAAACTCAACATTTTCTCCCAATTCCACCACCATAATCGTCATCTGCGTTTCTGCTCAATCAATGGCCATGCTGGT GCTTCTGGCATGTCAAATGGTCATGACTACTCTGCCAACCATGAAG ACTCAAGTGCAAAGGGCGAAAATGGTGAAGGAGAACTGCACACATCAAAAGA TCTTCTAAAGAAACTGAAGAGATATGGAATTTCTGGAATATTATCCTATGGACTCCTGAATACTGCATACTATCTTACAACGTTTCTCTTGGTATG GTTTTATATTGCTCCAGCACCAGGAAGGATGGGTTATTTGGCGGCAGTTGAAAG ATTTGTCAAAATCATGGCTATGGTGTGGGCAGGCAGCCAGGTCACTAAACTTGTCAGAGCTGGAGG GGCCCTTGCACTTGCACCTATTGTAGATAGAGGATTGTCATGGTTTACAGTAAAATTCAAGTTTGAATCTCAGGGAAAGGTAAGTAAGTCGTACATGAGATTTTGA
- the LOC100264237 gene encoding uncharacterized protein LOC100264237 isoform X3, with protein MSLPSKVCLQQLKLLSHHQGFNPSIPRVPTFHKLNIFSQFHHHNRHLRFCSINGHAGVRLLACQMVMTTLPTMKTQVQRAKMVKENCTHQKSFILLQHQEGWVIWRQLKDLSKSWLWCGQAARSLNLSELEVYHAAASLNQNDN; from the exons ATGTCTCTCCCGTCGAAAGTTTGCCTTCAACAGCTGAAGCTGCTTTCACATCATCAG GGTTTCAATCCCAGCATTCCTAGGGTTCCCACATTCCACAAACTCAACATTTTCTCCCAATTCCACCACCATAATCGTCATCTGCGTTTCTGCTCAATCAATGGCCATGCTGGT GTTAGGCTTCTGGCATGTCAAATGGTCATGACTACTCTGCCAACCATGAAG ACTCAAGTGCAAAGGGCGAAAATGGTGAAGGAGAACTGCACACATCAAAAGA GTTTTATATTGCTCCAGCACCAGGAAGGATGGGTTATTTGGCGGCAGTTGAAAG ATTTGTCAAAATCATGGCTATGGTGTGGGCAGGCAGCCAGGTCACTAAACTTGTCAGAGCTGGAGG TCTATCATGCTGCTGCTTCTTTGAATCAAAATGACAAttga
- the LOC100264237 gene encoding uncharacterized protein LOC100264237 isoform X4, translated as MSLPSKVCLQQLKLLSHHQGFNPSIPRVPTFHKLNIFSQFHHHNRHLRFCSINGHAGVRLLACQMVMTTLPTMKTQVQRAKMVKENCTHQKSFILLQHQEGWVIWRQLKDLSKSWLWCGQAARSLNLSELEGPLHLHLL; from the exons ATGTCTCTCCCGTCGAAAGTTTGCCTTCAACAGCTGAAGCTGCTTTCACATCATCAG GGTTTCAATCCCAGCATTCCTAGGGTTCCCACATTCCACAAACTCAACATTTTCTCCCAATTCCACCACCATAATCGTCATCTGCGTTTCTGCTCAATCAATGGCCATGCTGGT GTTAGGCTTCTGGCATGTCAAATGGTCATGACTACTCTGCCAACCATGAAG ACTCAAGTGCAAAGGGCGAAAATGGTGAAGGAGAACTGCACACATCAAAAGA GTTTTATATTGCTCCAGCACCAGGAAGGATGGGTTATTTGGCGGCAGTTGAAAG ATTTGTCAAAATCATGGCTATGGTGTGGGCAGGCAGCCAGGTCACTAAACTTGTCAGAGCTGGAGG GGCCCTTGCACTTGCACCTATTGTAG
- the LOC100264237 gene encoding uncharacterized protein LOC100264237 isoform X2 → MSLPSKVCLQQLKLLSHHQGFNPSIPRVPTFHKLNIFSQFHHHNRHLRFCSINGHAGVRLLACQMVMTTLPTMKTQVQRAKMVKENCTHQKSFILLQHQEGWVIWRQLKDLSKSWLWCGQAARSLNLSELEEVLLMQGPCTCTYCR, encoded by the exons ATGTCTCTCCCGTCGAAAGTTTGCCTTCAACAGCTGAAGCTGCTTTCACATCATCAG GGTTTCAATCCCAGCATTCCTAGGGTTCCCACATTCCACAAACTCAACATTTTCTCCCAATTCCACCACCATAATCGTCATCTGCGTTTCTGCTCAATCAATGGCCATGCTGGT GTTAGGCTTCTGGCATGTCAAATGGTCATGACTACTCTGCCAACCATGAAG ACTCAAGTGCAAAGGGCGAAAATGGTGAAGGAGAACTGCACACATCAAAAGA GTTTTATATTGCTCCAGCACCAGGAAGGATGGGTTATTTGGCGGCAGTTGAAAG ATTTGTCAAAATCATGGCTATGGTGTGGGCAGGCAGCCAGGTCACTAAACTTGTCAGAGCTGGAGG AGGTGCTTCTCATGCAGGGCCCTTGCACTTGCACCTATTGTAGATAG